The genomic region TGGATGCCGGATGTGGACGGCGTCAGTCTGCTCAACGAGTGGGTGGTGGACGGGGTCGCCCCTTGCCCGGTGATCATGATGTCTGGCCACGGGACGGTCGAGACGGCGGTGGAAGCGACCCGGCTGGGGGCGTTCGACTATTTGGAAAAACCCCTCTCCATGGCCAAGCTTTTGTCCACCGTGGAGCGTGCTTTGGAGAGTCGGCGATACCAACGGATTCCCCAGCGCGTTGACGGCGAGGCCAGCATCGAACCGATCGGAAAAAGCCCGGCAATGGCGCGTTTGCGCGACCAAGTCAAGCGTTTGGCCCAGTACGATACCCGGGTATTGTTCGTGGGCGAGCCGGGGGGCGGCAAGGAAACCTTCGCCCGTTATCTGCATAAACACAGCTTGCGCCGCGAGGGTCCGTTTATTCCCGTCGGGGTGGGAACCATCGCGCCGGAATATTCGGCGGTGGAGTTTTTCGGTAAAGAAGAGCAAGGCAAAATTCATCACGGTTTGCTGGAGCAGGCGCACGGCGGCGCCTTGTTCCTGGACGAAGTGGGCGATATGGACGCCGAAACCCAACTGCGTCTGGTCAGCGCCCTGGAATCCAAGGCGTTCCTGCGCGTGGGGGGGAGCGAACAGGTCAAGGTGGATATGCGGGTATTGACTTCGACCCGACGTAACCTGGAGGAAGAAGTCAAGGCGGGGAGGTTCCGCAAGGATCTTTTTTACCTGTTGAACGAAGTCACCTTGGGCGTGCCTCCCCTGCGTCAACATAACGAGGATGTGCCGGAGCTTTTGAACTACTACGTGGATCGCTTCGTGACGCGGGAAAAATTGGATTTCCGGCGTTTTCCGGTGGCAGTGCAGAATTTCTTGCGCAATTATGCCTGGCCGGGTAACATCCGCGAACTCAAAAATCTGGTCCACCGCTTGTTGATTCTCGGGAGCGGCGAGGAGGTGGAACTGGAAGAGGTCAAGACCGCCTTGGGCGAAATCGTCACCAAGGAATCGGTGGAGGCGCCCGAGTTCTACGATTTACCCCTCAAGGAAGCGCGCGAACGATTCGAAAAATCTTATTTGGAATACCATTTGGAAAAGCACAGCGGCAACGTGGCTCGCCTGTCCCAGGCGATCGGGATGGAGCGGACCCATTTGTATCGCAAGCTTCACGCGTTGGGGATCAAATTCAAGGACAAGCGCTGAATAATCGCCTTAGCTTTGCACGAGCATTCGTCTTGTTCCCATGACTTCGGCCGATAGCCCATCCCTTCAATCCAAATGGGATCGAATTTACCGCGATCGAAACGAGTCTCCGGAGCCTTCCCGGGTATTGGCGGAGAATGACCATTTGTTGCCGGATTCCGGGACCGCCTTGGATGTGGCCTGCGGGCTGGGAAGCAACGCCTTGTTCCTGGCACGGCGGGGCTTCGCCGTCCAGGCGTGGGATCTTTCCGTGGAGGCGATCGGACGATTGCGCCGCCGGGCCGTGGGCTTGCCGATCGATGCCCAAGTGGTGGACGCGGAAGCGATTGCGTGGCCGAAAATGGCTTTCGATGTGATCGTGGTCGGCCGCTTTTTGATTCGGGCCTTGGTTCCCGTCATCGAGGCGGCGCTAAAGCCGGGCGGGGTGCTTTTTTATCAAACCTTCGTCCGTGCCAAGGTGGCCCCGGAAGGGCCCCGTAATCCGGCGTATTTGTTGGACGAGAACGAATTGTTGCGCTTGTTTCCCGGTCTAATCGTCCGAGTCTATCGAGAGGAAGCCGGCTGCGGCGATATCCGCCGGGGTTTCCGTAACGAGGCCTGCCTGGTGGGCCAACGACCTGAAGGAGAATACAATCATGTCCGATAAAAGCCGCGAAGCAGAACCTCAAATCATGAATCTGAAGCCCCCCGCCGCTTGGAAATTCATGCAGGAACATCCGGAATCGGTATTGATCGACGTGCGCACCACTTACGAACACCTGTTCGTCGGGCATCCTCCCGGCTGCAAGCTGATTCCTTGGAAGGACGGCATTCCCATGCAGCCCCATCCCGATTTCGTGGGGGCGGTCAAGGAAGCCGTGCCCGATCCGAAAATCCCGGTCTTATTTCTGTGCCGCAGCGGCCAGCGCTCCATGGAAGCGGCCAAGACGATGGCGGAGGCCGGCTATCGGACTTTGATCAACATCGACGAAGGCTTCGAAGGGCCGCTGGACGAAAAAAAACACCGCGGTACCCGGGGCGGCTGGCGTTTCCATGATTTACCCTGGGAACAGAATTAATTTTTCGAACCTCTCATGCAGGAGTTTTCAACTACGTGACTCAAAATATCCGTAACATCGCTATCATCGCCCACGTGGACCACGGCAAGACCACTTTGGTGGACAAGCTCTTGCAGCAGTCCGGGGCATTCGCCTCCCACGAGCAAGTCAACGATCGGGTGATGGATTCGGGCGATCTGGAGCGCGAGCGGGGAATCACCATTCTATCCAAGAATACCGCCATTCAATGGCGCGATTTCCGGATTAATATCGTGGATACTCCGGGACACGCCGATTTCGGCGGCGAGGTGGAGCGCGTCCTGTCCATGGTCGATTCGGTCCTGCTGCTGGTGGACGCGGTGGAAGGCCCCATGCCCCAGACCCGTTTCGTGACGCAGAAGGCCTTGGCGCGCGGTCTCCGGCCGATCGTGGTGATCAACAAGATCGATCGCCCCGGCGCGCGTCCCGATTGGGTGCTGGACCAAACCTTCGACCTCTTCGACCGGCTCGGCGCCACCGACGAACAGCTGGATTTCCCGGTGGTCTACGCTTCCGCCCTGCAGGGCTATGCGAATATGGATGCGGAAATCGACAGCGGCGACATGACCCCCTTGTTCGAGACCATCGTCGACCACGTTTCGCCGCCGCCGGTCTCTCCGGACGGCCCCTTGCAGCTCCAGGTCAGCAGTCTGGATTACAACGCCTACGTGGGGGTGATCGGCATCGGCCGGATTCAACGCGGCAGTCTCAAGCGCAATCAGACGGTGACCGCGGTGGACCGCGACGGCCAAACGCGTGGCGGCAAGATCGCCCAAGTGTTCGGTTTCCAAGGGCTCAAGCGGATCGAAACCGAGTCGGCCCAGGCGGGCGACATCGTGGCCTTTTGCGGCCTCGATCCCCTGCATATTTCCGATACGGTGTGCGATCCGGCCCAGCCGGAGGCCTTGCCCGCCTTGACCGTGGACGAGCCGACCGTGAGCATGACCTTCCAGGTCAACACCTCGCCCTTCGCCGGTCGGGAGGGGAAATTCCTCACTTCCCGTCATCTGCGCGAGCGTTTTACCCGGGAGTTGCAGCATAACGTGGCATTAAGGGTGGAAGAAGGGGACGATCCGGACAAGTTCCGCGTTTCCGGACGCGGCGTACTGCATTTGTCCATCCTGCTCGAAACCATGCGCCGGGAAGGCTATGAATTGGCGGTTTCGCGCCCCGAAGTGATTCTCCGGGAGATCGACGGTCAAATGTGCGAACCCTATGAACAGGTTACCCTGGAAGTGGACGAGACGCATCAAGGCGCGGTGATGGAAAACCTGGGCGCGCGCAAGGGAGAGCTGAAGGATATGAACGTGGACGGACGCGGTCGGGTCCGGCTGGAATATCTGATTCCCTCGCGGGGGTTGATCGGTTTTCAGACCGAATTTTTGTCGGCCACCTCCGGGACCGGCTTGTTTTATCATGTGTTCGATCACTACGGCCCGATCAAATCTCGCGACATCGGCTGCCGCAACCAGGGGGTTTTGATTTCCAATACGGACGGCAAGGCCTTGACCTTCGCCTTGTTCAACCTGCAGGAACGCGGGCGGCTGTTTCTCGGGCACGGGGACGAGGTGTACGAAGGCATGATCGTCGGTATCCATTCACGCGGCAACGATCTGGTGGTCAACCCCACCAAGGCCAAGCAGTTGACCAATGTCCGCGCCGCCGGCAGCGACGAGAACCTGCTCTTGACGCCGCCGGTCCAATTCAGCTTGGAACAGGCGTTGGAATTCATCGACGAGGACGAATTGGTGGAAGTGACGCCGGAAGCGATCCGTTTGCGCAAAAAACTCCTCAAGGAGCACGAGCGTAAACGGGCGATGCGCGCCGCCAGTTGATCCGGGGATACGCTTTTGCCCAGCCGGCCTTCCGTTTATGATAGAAGCTTTTCAAGCAAAGCCGACTTGTAGCGTTTAAGAAGAGACCAACATGACCCATTCCCGTCAAGCTGCGGTGGAGCGCAGCACGCTCGAAACCCGGGTGGCCGTCCGCCTGGACCTGGATGGAACCGGGCGCGCCGTCTTCGAGACCGGCGTGCCTTTTCTCGAACACATGCTGGATCAAGTGGCCCGGCATGGCGTCATGGACCTGGAAATCACCGCCGAGGGGGATCTTCACATCGACGCCCACCATACGGTGGAAGACATCGGGATCACCCTGGGCCAGGCCTTTTCCAAGGCGGTGGGCGACAAGCAGGGCATCTATCGCTACGGCCACGCCTATGTGCCTTTGGACGAGGCATTGTCGCGGGTGGTGGTGGATTTTTCCGGCCGCCCCGGACTGGTGTATGAGGTGGACTTCCAGCGCGCGATGATCGGCGGTTTCGACGTGGACTTGATCCGAGAATTCTTTCAAGGTTTCGTCAATCACGCCCAAGTGACTTTGCATATCGACAATTTGCGCGGCCGCAACGCCCATCACATCGCCGAGACCGTGTTCAAGGCTTTCGGTCGCAGCTTGAGAGCTGCGTTGGCGGTGGACGAACGCCGCGGTGGGATCGTTCCTTCCACCAAGGGGACGCTGGTATGATTCGCGTTGCCGTCATCGATTATGGAATGGGAAATCTGCACTCCATCGCCAAGGCGCTCCACCATGTGGCGCCCGAGGCCCACATTCATGTGACCGCCAATTCGGGGCGGATTCTGTCCGCCGACCGGGTGGTGTTTCCGGGGGTGGGGGCGATCGCCGACTGCATGGCCGCCCTGAGCCGCTTGCATCTGGTCGATGTGCTGCAGCACGTGGCGCGCACCCGTCCCCTGCTGGGTATCTGTCTGGGACTGCAAGCGCTTTTGGAGGCGAGCGAAGAGGGGGGCGATGTGCCCTGCTTGGGG from Methylohalobius crimeensis 10Ki harbors:
- a CDS encoding rhodanese-like domain-containing protein, translated to MSDKSREAEPQIMNLKPPAAWKFMQEHPESVLIDVRTTYEHLFVGHPPGCKLIPWKDGIPMQPHPDFVGAVKEAVPDPKIPVLFLCRSGQRSMEAAKTMAEAGYRTLINIDEGFEGPLDEKKHRGTRGGWRFHDLPWEQN
- a CDS encoding sigma-54-dependent transcriptional regulator — protein: MTQATILVVDDEPDICHLLQEILEDEGFQVVTAENGAQARRHWQVERPDLVLLDIWMPDVDGVSLLNEWVVDGVAPCPVIMMSGHGTVETAVEATRLGAFDYLEKPLSMAKLLSTVERALESRRYQRIPQRVDGEASIEPIGKSPAMARLRDQVKRLAQYDTRVLFVGEPGGGKETFARYLHKHSLRREGPFIPVGVGTIAPEYSAVEFFGKEEQGKIHHGLLEQAHGGALFLDEVGDMDAETQLRLVSALESKAFLRVGGSEQVKVDMRVLTSTRRNLEEEVKAGRFRKDLFYLLNEVTLGVPPLRQHNEDVPELLNYYVDRFVTREKLDFRRFPVAVQNFLRNYAWPGNIRELKNLVHRLLILGSGEEVELEEVKTALGEIVTKESVEAPEFYDLPLKEARERFEKSYLEYHLEKHSGNVARLSQAIGMERTHLYRKLHALGIKFKDKR
- the hisB gene encoding imidazoleglycerol-phosphate dehydratase HisB, whose product is MTHSRQAAVERSTLETRVAVRLDLDGTGRAVFETGVPFLEHMLDQVARHGVMDLEITAEGDLHIDAHHTVEDIGITLGQAFSKAVGDKQGIYRYGHAYVPLDEALSRVVVDFSGRPGLVYEVDFQRAMIGGFDVDLIREFFQGFVNHAQVTLHIDNLRGRNAHHIAETVFKAFGRSLRAALAVDERRGGIVPSTKGTLV
- a CDS encoding class I SAM-dependent methyltransferase, which produces MTSADSPSLQSKWDRIYRDRNESPEPSRVLAENDHLLPDSGTALDVACGLGSNALFLARRGFAVQAWDLSVEAIGRLRRRAVGLPIDAQVVDAEAIAWPKMAFDVIVVGRFLIRALVPVIEAALKPGGVLFYQTFVRAKVAPEGPRNPAYLLDENELLRLFPGLIVRVYREEAGCGDIRRGFRNEACLVGQRPEGEYNHVR
- the typA gene encoding translational GTPase TypA: MTQNIRNIAIIAHVDHGKTTLVDKLLQQSGAFASHEQVNDRVMDSGDLERERGITILSKNTAIQWRDFRINIVDTPGHADFGGEVERVLSMVDSVLLLVDAVEGPMPQTRFVTQKALARGLRPIVVINKIDRPGARPDWVLDQTFDLFDRLGATDEQLDFPVVYASALQGYANMDAEIDSGDMTPLFETIVDHVSPPPVSPDGPLQLQVSSLDYNAYVGVIGIGRIQRGSLKRNQTVTAVDRDGQTRGGKIAQVFGFQGLKRIETESAQAGDIVAFCGLDPLHISDTVCDPAQPEALPALTVDEPTVSMTFQVNTSPFAGREGKFLTSRHLRERFTRELQHNVALRVEEGDDPDKFRVSGRGVLHLSILLETMRREGYELAVSRPEVILREIDGQMCEPYEQVTLEVDETHQGAVMENLGARKGELKDMNVDGRGRVRLEYLIPSRGLIGFQTEFLSATSGTGLFYHVFDHYGPIKSRDIGCRNQGVLISNTDGKALTFALFNLQERGRLFLGHGDEVYEGMIVGIHSRGNDLVVNPTKAKQLTNVRAAGSDENLLLTPPVQFSLEQALEFIDEDELVEVTPEAIRLRKKLLKEHERKRAMRAAS